A DNA window from Engystomops pustulosus chromosome 10, aEngPut4.maternal, whole genome shotgun sequence contains the following coding sequences:
- the LOC140104622 gene encoding metabotropic glutamate receptor 3-like: MAALSYTLLSLAVLCSNGEHVSREESPKQELEIFGIFPTHIRHITHDWARRGGDFYESVQAVEAMRFAIEEINRNSTFLPGIKLVPVIRFLCTCTLIDAQVRDLRNSRPVAVVVDIKEDVGSAEALTYIEGLKIPALSYSRRGLNLPKHPVFLRVVPPAQYQNKALVDLLIHHGWTYVSIVVSSGSTFASFVEDFKKEAELHNICFPTTIVLCYHVDYINYVRNLQSHPMAEVVVVFVLQYDLEHLLAAAHTLNATFTWVVGNPWGLPEEDLDTYNKVYGNVIMLDIQSSHLQRFNEHFQAMKKEANVYNYTDPTIKSLFSDDFIFHSIPGEENITVDEFQPSPKIQSVVNAVYAIAHALQNMSSSTCPNMSADCVRENNDIFMTFLRKTRFTAPLTDPEVQYTVKFDHNSNGPARYNIFTIQEINGSFQYQQIGSWAEELTLNSNQTMWENNTAPESRCGKTCGNQEKKMTVPGYPCCWVCVMCQPNELLLNETTCKECDPGYQPNTDHSGCISYIQWGDGLAIGPLCFSGLGILSTIFVGGVLLWNNNTPIVKASGREFCYILLSGVLLLYIMTFTFIARPSVVICGLRRLGLATSFAICYSALLTKTNRITRIFNSAQKGIAPPRYINLASQLSICLALITCQILGLVIWLIVDPAEVIESISPDKHITLQCKLGDIKILFSLVYNVLLILLCTVYAFKTRKYPENFNEAKCIGFTMYTTCIIWLAFMPVFYVTSDHPKVQVTALCTSISLCGLVIIGGVFVPKLYIIFCHPEKNVKSVQRVNPSSHTESSRGSTGEVSQSR, from the exons ATGGCCGCCTTGTCCTATACTCTACTATCACTGGCCGTTCTATGCAGTAATGGAGAACATGTGTCCAGGGAGGAGTCACCAAAACAGGAACTAGAGATTTTTGGCATTTTCCCAACGCATATCCGTCATATAACCCATGACTGGGCTAGAAGAGGAGGAGACTTTTACGAAAGCGTCCAGGCGGTGGAGGCCATGAGGTTCGCTATAGAAGAAATTAATAGAAATTCCACTTTTCTTCCCGGGATAAAACTGGTCCCAGTCATCAGGTTCCTCTGTACTTGCACTTTAATAGACGCACAGGTGAGAGATCTGAGGAACTCAAGGCCCGTAGCCGTGGTCGTGGACATCAAAGAAGATGTTGGTTCTGCAGAG GCTCTCACTTATATCGAAGGTTTAAAAATCCCCGCGCTCAGCTATTCCAGGAGAGGCTTAAACCTACCCAAGCATCCTGTCTTCCTGCGCGTGGTGCCCCCTGCCCAGTATCAGAATAAAGCTCTTGTAGATCTCCTCATCCATCATGGCTGGACCTATGTCTCCATTGTGGTGTCATCTGGTTCCACTTTTGCTTCATTCGTGGAAGACTTTAAGAAAGAAGCCGAACTTCATAATATCTGTTTTCCTACCACTATAGTCTTGTGTTACCACGTAGACTACATAAACTACGTCAGGAACCTGCAGAGTCACCCCATGGCCGAGGTGGTGGTCGTCTTCGTTCTTCAGTATGACCTAGAACATCTCCTGGCCGCTGCTCACACGCTCAATGCCACCTTCACCTGGGTGGTCGGCAATCCCTGGGGATTACCAGAGGAGGATCTGGATACATATAACAAGGTTTACGGAAATGTCATCATGTTGGACATCCAGTCCTCTCACCTGCAGAGGTTTAATGAACATTTCCAGGCAATGAAGAAGGAAGCAAATGTCTACAATTATACAGATCCAACGATCAAATCCTTGTTTtctgatgattttatttttcattctattCCTGGGGAAGAAAACATTACGGTAGATGAATTTCAACCATCACCCAAGATCCAGTCTGTAGTGAACGCAGTGTACGCCATCGCTCACGCCCTGCAGAACATGTCCTCCTCCACCTGCCCCAATATGAGCGCGGACTGTGTGAGGGAGAATAATGACATCTTCATGACGTTTCTAAGAAAGACAAGATTTACCG CTCCTTTAACTGATCCCGAAGTTCAGTACACGGTGAAGTTTGACCACAATAGTAATGGACCTGCCCGATACAACATCTTCACCATCCAGGAGATCAATGGAAGCTTCCAGTACCAGCAGATTGGATCCTGGGCAGAGGAGCTGACACTCAACAGCAATCAGACCATGTGGGAGAATAACACGGCGCCGGAATCCCGCTGTGGTAAAACTTGTGGAAACCAAGAAAAGAAGATGACTGTGCCCGGGTATCCTTGCTGTTGGGTTTGCGTCATGTGTCAACCAAATGAGCTTTTATTAAATGAGACCACATGCAAAGAGTGTGACCCCGGATACCAGCCCAACACAGACCATAGCGGCTGCATATCTTACATCCAGTGGGGGGATGGACTGGCTATCGGACCGCTCTGCTTCTCCGGCCTGGGAATACTTTCCACCATCTTTGTGGGCGGAGTCCTGTTATGGAATAACAACACCCCAATAGTGAAGGCCTCGGGGCGAGAGTTCTGTTACATCCTGCTgagtggagtcctgctcctctatATCATGACTTTTACCTTCATTGCTCGTCCTTCTGTTGTCATCTGTGGTCTCCGACGCCTGGGACTTGCCACATCGTTCGCTATTTGTTATTCTGCCTTATTGACCAAGACCAATCGTATCACCCGCATCTTCAACAGCGCCCAGAAGGGGATTGCACCGCCGCGTTACATCAACCTGGCGTCCCAGCTGTCTATCTGCCTGGCCCTCATCACCTGCCAgatcctggggctggtgatatggcTGATTGTAGACCCGGCTGAGGTCATTGAGTCCATATCTCCAGATAAACATATAACACTGCAATGTAAATTAGGAGATATCAAGATACTGTTCTCCTTGGTGTACAATGTTCTTCTCATTCTCCTCTGCACAGTCTACGCCTTCAAGACCCGCAAGTATCCGGAAAACTTCAATGAAGCCAAATGCATTGGATTCACCATGTACACCACCTGCATCATCTGGTTGGCCTTCATGCCGGTCTTCTACGTCACCTCTGATCATCCCAAG GTTCAGGTCACCGCTCTCTGCACCTCCATCAGTCTCTGCGGTCTCGTCATAATTGGAGGGGTCTTTGTGCCCAAACTTTACATCATCTTCTGTCACCCGGAGAAGAATGTAAAGAGTGTTCAGAGGGTTAatcccagcagtcacacagagtcGTCACGTG GTTCAACTGGAGAAGTCTCCCAATCTCGCTGA